From a single Labrenzia sp. PHM005 genomic region:
- a CDS encoding SDR family NAD(P)-dependent oxidoreductase, which yields MTKTVLITGGTRGIGAGIAEVLVRAGWKVIAAGVSETEIAEFKGSPDIDLRLLDVTDDSSVAQVFSSIDKLDALVNCAGILVRDREYELDVFQKVLEVNLTGTMRCCLAAHPLLGKSGGAIVNTASMLSTFGGPLVPAYSASKGGVAQLTKALAAKWAADNIRVNAIAPGWIETEMTQGLRDNSDRNSAIMNRTPLNRWGQPEEVGNLVKWLLSSEASFVTGAVYPVDGGYLAV from the coding sequence ATGACCAAAACTGTTTTGATCACGGGCGGGACGCGGGGTATCGGCGCTGGTATCGCAGAAGTTCTCGTGCGGGCCGGCTGGAAAGTCATAGCGGCTGGCGTCTCGGAAACGGAGATTGCCGAGTTTAAGGGGAGCCCGGACATCGACTTGCGTCTGCTTGACGTCACCGATGACAGCTCTGTTGCGCAGGTGTTTTCCTCGATCGATAAGCTGGACGCCCTAGTCAACTGCGCCGGCATCCTGGTCCGTGACAGAGAGTACGAACTCGACGTCTTTCAAAAGGTCCTTGAGGTAAACCTGACCGGCACCATGCGCTGTTGTCTGGCCGCCCATCCGCTTTTGGGCAAATCAGGCGGTGCCATTGTCAACACCGCGTCCATGCTCAGCACCTTTGGTGGCCCTTTGGTTCCAGCCTATTCGGCTTCCAAGGGCGGTGTCGCGCAGCTGACAAAGGCACTTGCCGCCAAATGGGCCGCAGACAACATTCGTGTCAACGCGATTGCACCGGGCTGGATCGAAACGGAAATGACACAAGGCCTGCGTGACAATTCGGATCGCAATTCGGCGATCATGAACCGAACACCGCTAAACCGCTGGGGACAGCCGGAAGAAGTTGGCAACCTGGTGAAATGGTTGCTGTCATCGGAAGCAAGTTTTGTCACCGGTGCGGTTTACCCGGTCGATGGCGGTTATCTTGCCGTTTGA
- a CDS encoding 2-dehydro-3-deoxy-6-phosphogalactonate aldolase, with translation MNLWEEAISDNPMIAILRGLAPEQALDVADALVDAGFRIIEVPLNSPDPLTSISLIAKKYGDRIVIGAGTVLTPGNVDAVVDAGGKIIVAPNMKPTVGERAVELGAKWCPGVLSPTEAFDALEIGASVLKFFPAELVPPKAIAAMRAVLPKDAIVAAVGGITPETMESYFKAGSNSFGLGSALYKPSYSVNNIAKRAQAFVAAYREMALT, from the coding sequence ATGAATTTGTGGGAAGAGGCCATATCCGACAATCCAATGATCGCGATCCTGCGCGGCCTGGCGCCCGAACAGGCGCTGGATGTTGCCGACGCGCTCGTTGATGCGGGGTTCCGGATCATTGAGGTTCCGCTCAATTCTCCGGATCCGCTTACGTCAATTTCGCTGATCGCCAAGAAATATGGCGACCGGATTGTCATTGGAGCAGGGACTGTACTGACACCGGGCAACGTGGATGCGGTCGTTGATGCCGGCGGGAAAATCATTGTTGCTCCGAACATGAAGCCCACCGTTGGAGAAAGAGCCGTGGAGCTGGGTGCCAAATGGTGTCCGGGCGTCTTGTCTCCGACCGAGGCCTTCGATGCCTTGGAAATTGGCGCATCCGTCTTGAAATTTTTTCCAGCTGAACTGGTTCCACCCAAGGCAATTGCAGCCATGCGCGCTGTTCTTCCAAAAGACGCAATCGTTGCTGCGGTCGGGGGCATAACGCCGGAAACAATGGAGAGCTATTTCAAAGCAGGTTCCAACAGTTTCGGCCTCGGCTCAGCACTATATAAGCCAAGCTACTCGGTGAATAATATTGCCAAGCGTGCGCAAGCCTTTGTGGCAGCCTACCGGGAGATGGCATTAACATGA
- a CDS encoding 2-dehydro-3-deoxygalactonokinase, with the protein MNSAASDPVLIGMDWGTSSLRAFLIGSDGEVLDVISTSQGIMHVEDRDFDSVFHDLIQPWTATRSLPVIASGMITSRNGWLETPYVNVPSGPDDLASALVPFETSKGVQLCFVTGMTTEHNGAPDVMRGEETQIVGASAAGLGDGVYVMPGTHNKWITVTGDRIDDYMTYMTGELFGTLKSHTILGTLMEDGPFNEVGFRLGVQAGLTSGDNLLHELFHVRTMPLFGKISEDMSADYLSGMLIGAEVKYAAREVDADQQVTIVGRGDLADRYEIALAVAGISSRRAPDNIVARGHFLIAKSAGLIS; encoded by the coding sequence ATGAATTCGGCCGCATCTGATCCTGTCTTGATCGGCATGGATTGGGGAACCTCTTCACTCCGTGCCTTTCTGATCGGCTCTGATGGCGAAGTTTTGGATGTGATTTCCACCTCCCAGGGGATCATGCACGTGGAAGACCGGGATTTTGACTCGGTCTTCCACGACCTTATCCAGCCATGGACCGCCACCAGATCCTTGCCGGTCATCGCATCCGGTATGATCACTAGCCGCAACGGCTGGCTTGAGACGCCTTATGTAAATGTCCCCTCTGGGCCCGATGATCTCGCCAGCGCCCTGGTGCCGTTCGAAACGTCCAAAGGCGTCCAACTGTGTTTCGTTACCGGCATGACGACCGAGCACAATGGCGCTCCTGATGTCATGCGCGGCGAGGAAACTCAGATCGTCGGGGCGTCCGCCGCCGGACTTGGTGATGGCGTTTATGTCATGCCAGGCACCCACAACAAGTGGATCACGGTCACCGGTGACCGGATCGACGACTATATGACCTATATGACCGGGGAGCTCTTCGGCACGCTGAAGTCGCACACCATCCTCGGCACTCTGATGGAAGACGGCCCTTTCAATGAGGTCGGTTTCCGCTTGGGTGTTCAGGCGGGCCTGACATCAGGGGACAATCTGCTGCATGAACTTTTCCATGTGCGGACCATGCCGCTTTTTGGAAAGATCTCCGAGGACATGTCGGCCGATTACCTTTCCGGCATGCTGATTGGTGCTGAAGTCAAATATGCAGCAAGAGAAGTCGATGCCGATCAGCAGGTGACGATTGTGGGCAGAGGTGATCTGGCGGACCGTTATGAGATCGCACTGGCCGTCGCTGGCATCAGCAGCCGCAGGGCACCGGACAATATTGTCGCTCGCGGTCATTTCTTGATCGCAAAATCTGCAGGATTGATTTCATGA
- a CDS encoding RraA family protein, with amino-acid sequence MLKEFNDFERRPDLLEKFDKVIQAYSATAIFADVQYRTGVMDSGIKPAFKAKVTGQAITVQLSKGDLVDPLKALEMGHPGDVIVVDAGGDVNTSVCGGLMGGLAQNRGIRAMIVDGAGRDTDELEDINWPIWTRAITPRGTHTMFSGRKEELSINVPIACGGVVVNPGDFIVADLMGVTVIPLAKAEEIVKLAQEQADREEETRKWVAQGKTVEDLLNEFGRI; translated from the coding sequence ATGCTTAAAGAATTCAACGACTTTGAACGCCGTCCAGACCTTCTGGAAAAATTCGACAAGGTCATCCAGGCTTACTCCGCAACGGCCATTTTCGCTGACGTTCAGTACCGAACTGGCGTCATGGACAGCGGCATCAAACCTGCTTTCAAGGCAAAAGTCACCGGACAGGCGATCACGGTTCAGTTGTCCAAGGGCGATCTCGTCGACCCGCTCAAGGCGCTTGAAATGGGGCACCCGGGCGATGTCATCGTGGTTGACGCTGGCGGCGACGTGAACACATCTGTGTGTGGTGGCCTGATGGGCGGTCTGGCCCAAAACCGCGGCATCCGCGCAATGATCGTTGACGGTGCGGGCCGCGACACGGACGAGCTGGAAGACATCAACTGGCCGATCTGGACCCGTGCGATCACCCCGCGTGGTACGCACACCATGTTCTCCGGCCGCAAAGAAGAACTGTCCATCAATGTGCCGATCGCTTGCGGCGGTGTTGTGGTCAACCCAGGCGACTTTATCGTTGCGGACCTGATGGGTGTCACCGTCATCCCGCTGGCCAAGGCCGAGGAAATCGTCAAGCTCGCTCAGGAGCAGGCTGACCGCGAAGAGGAAACCCGTAAGTGGGTTGCCCAAGGCAAAACCGTCGAGGACCTTCTCAATGAATTCGGCCGCATCTGA
- a CDS encoding C-terminal binding protein — protein MSNTLGKFWRDDRPKVVITDYDFGDIDVEREILEAVGAEVIGLQSKKEEDLFEAARDCAAMINQYARVGRDTISRMEKCEVIARYGVGVDIVDVEAATQRNILVTNVLDYCTEEVADHAIALWLTLARKLPDYDRATHQGIWRWQSGQPVNRVRGRTMGVVSFGKIGQAIAHRAQAFGAKVIAYDPFLPEAIAKEHGVELVSKDELLKRSDYILMQAPMTPETRHFLSDAEFTAMKPGAILVNTGRGPTVDNAALYRALTDGDLAAAGLDDPEEEPAKRVNWNPADNPLFTLPNVMVTPHSAYYSEESILAARTTAATQVAKVLTKQTPDYPVNADALKQSA, from the coding sequence ATGTCTAATACGCTCGGCAAATTCTGGCGGGATGACCGGCCCAAAGTCGTAATCACCGACTATGATTTCGGTGACATCGACGTTGAGCGGGAAATCCTGGAAGCTGTGGGGGCCGAAGTCATCGGCCTCCAGAGCAAGAAAGAGGAAGACCTCTTTGAAGCCGCGCGCGACTGCGCTGCCATGATCAACCAGTATGCGCGGGTCGGACGTGACACGATTTCGCGCATGGAAAAATGCGAAGTGATCGCCCGCTACGGCGTTGGCGTCGACATTGTTGACGTCGAGGCGGCAACACAGCGCAACATTCTCGTGACCAACGTTCTGGACTATTGCACCGAAGAAGTTGCTGATCATGCCATCGCGCTCTGGCTCACGCTGGCCCGGAAGCTGCCGGATTATGATCGTGCAACCCATCAGGGCATTTGGCGCTGGCAGAGCGGGCAACCGGTGAACCGTGTCCGCGGCCGCACGATGGGTGTCGTGTCTTTTGGAAAAATAGGTCAGGCAATTGCACACCGGGCCCAGGCCTTCGGTGCGAAAGTCATTGCCTATGACCCGTTCCTTCCAGAAGCAATTGCAAAAGAGCATGGGGTCGAGCTGGTTTCCAAAGACGAGCTTTTGAAACGCAGCGACTACATCCTGATGCAGGCGCCGATGACGCCGGAAACGCGCCACTTCCTGTCTGATGCAGAGTTTACTGCCATGAAACCGGGGGCAATTCTGGTGAATACCGGCCGTGGTCCAACTGTCGACAATGCAGCGCTGTACCGTGCTCTAACGGATGGCGACCTCGCCGCAGCCGGTCTGGATGACCCGGAAGAAGAACCGGCAAAGCGGGTGAACTGGAACCCTGCTGACAATCCGCTCTTTACCCTGCCAAACGTCATGGTGACCCCGCATTCGGCTTACTACTCCGAGGAGTCAATCCTGGCGGCCCGCACCACCGCAGCAACACAAGTTGCCAAAGTTCTCACAAAACAAACGCCGGATTACCCGGTGAACGCAGACGCTCTCAAGCAATCTGCTTAA
- a CDS encoding lactoylglutathione lyase family protein, protein MPALTFSHIGITVPDLEKAVEFYSKAFGLYVIMPPTEIKHDESAIGQMCDDVFGEGWGSFRIAHLAMGDGVGIELFEFPNTVEEERPFEYWRRGLFHFCVQDENLEERVKIIEELGGKQRMNQVRKYYPDEKPYRMVYMEDPFGNIFELYSHSYELTYSAGAYV, encoded by the coding sequence ATGCCTGCACTTACCTTCTCCCACATCGGCATCACCGTTCCCGACCTGGAAAAGGCCGTCGAATTCTATTCTAAAGCCTTTGGCCTTTACGTCATCATGCCACCAACCGAGATCAAGCACGATGAAAGCGCGATCGGTCAAATGTGCGACGACGTCTTTGGCGAAGGCTGGGGTTCTTTCCGGATCGCGCACCTTGCCATGGGTGACGGTGTCGGGATCGAGTTGTTCGAATTCCCCAACACGGTCGAGGAAGAGCGTCCCTTCGAATACTGGCGCCGCGGCCTGTTCCATTTCTGTGTTCAGGACGAGAATCTGGAAGAGCGTGTCAAGATCATCGAGGAACTTGGCGGCAAGCAGCGCATGAACCAGGTCCGCAAATACTACCCGGACGAAAAGCCGTACCGGATGGTCTACATGGAAGATCCATTCGGCAACATCTTCGAACTCTACAGCCATTCTTATGAACTGACTTACTCGGCTGGCGCGTATGTCTAA
- a CDS encoding SDR family NAD(P)-dependent oxidoreductase, whose translation MDLDLKNKRILVTGSGAGIGKATAKAFLQDGAEVIVNGLTEAEVASCVADLEPFGKVNGFAADLSKTPDAEALYDFATAEGSIDVLVNNVGIFSVKPFEDLTDDEWLSYFNINVLSAVRLARRVLPDMLSRNAGAVVNLASEAAVKPLPQMVHYSVTKTAMLGLTRGLAELTKGTGVRVNSVLPGPTWTEGVQSYFEGLAEQKSEPIDEIVSNYFKNDEPTSLIQRFIEPDEVARMIAFVASSKAANGAGYRIEGGIIRSIL comes from the coding sequence ATGGATCTCGATCTCAAAAACAAACGTATTCTTGTCACAGGTTCTGGTGCCGGTATCGGCAAAGCAACCGCCAAGGCGTTCTTGCAAGACGGGGCTGAAGTCATCGTCAATGGTCTGACGGAGGCGGAAGTTGCGTCCTGTGTTGCGGATTTGGAACCCTTTGGAAAAGTCAACGGCTTTGCTGCTGACCTTTCCAAAACGCCGGACGCCGAAGCCTTGTACGACTTTGCCACCGCGGAAGGTTCGATTGATGTTTTGGTCAATAATGTCGGGATCTTTTCGGTCAAACCATTCGAAGACCTGACCGACGATGAGTGGCTCTCCTACTTCAACATCAATGTGTTGAGCGCCGTTCGCCTGGCGCGGAGAGTCTTGCCGGATATGCTGTCCCGCAATGCCGGAGCAGTTGTGAACTTGGCCAGCGAAGCTGCAGTCAAACCTCTTCCCCAAATGGTTCACTACTCTGTCACCAAGACAGCGATGCTTGGCCTCACGCGCGGCCTTGCGGAATTGACCAAAGGGACAGGCGTCCGGGTGAACTCGGTCCTGCCTGGCCCAACCTGGACGGAAGGTGTTCAAAGCTATTTTGAAGGCCTTGCCGAACAAAAGTCTGAGCCGATCGACGAGATCGTCTCGAACTATTTCAAGAATGACGAACCGACATCCCTCATCCAGCGCTTTATCGAACCGGACGAAGTCGCCCGGATGATTGCTTTTGTCGCGTCCTCAAAAGCTGCAAACGGCGCGGGGTACCGCATCGAAGGCGGCATCATCAGAAGCATTCTCTAA
- a CDS encoding ABC transporter permease, whose protein sequence is MKRIFDAQLLGPLFALITVVLLVALTTDRFLNPGNLSNLALQVSIVALIAIGATVVIITAGIDLSSGSMVALLTLILAEFLKFLGLPLPIAIVMVLGCGVAFGLLNGVLSAYLRIPSFITTLAGLIAFRGLALMFNNGSPVFSLDPNLEPLFYGSFLGIPLPFYYLVFFFGLAAILMNYSKLGREIYAIGGNPSAAALSGINVKRVQTYAFAIAGFMTAVGAILMAARLNSGSPNYGQTLELQAIAAAVVGGASLAGGRGNVLATLIGALTIVVVQNALNLNAVPTSVQNIVLGVIILAAVGVDMWRNELSSRIRCLFSFPQVNQ, encoded by the coding sequence ATGAAACGTATTTTCGACGCCCAGCTGCTCGGGCCTCTCTTCGCTCTGATAACCGTCGTCTTGCTTGTAGCCTTGACGACAGACCGCTTCCTAAATCCAGGGAACCTGTCGAACCTCGCCTTGCAGGTTAGCATCGTCGCTTTGATTGCGATCGGCGCAACTGTAGTCATCATCACCGCAGGCATCGACCTAAGCTCCGGCTCAATGGTGGCGCTTCTCACCTTGATCTTGGCGGAATTCTTGAAGTTTCTCGGGCTTCCGCTTCCAATCGCCATAGTGATGGTCCTGGGCTGCGGTGTTGCCTTCGGCCTTCTCAATGGTGTTTTGAGCGCTTACCTCAGAATTCCGTCGTTCATCACCACACTTGCCGGGTTAATAGCCTTCCGCGGTTTGGCTTTGATGTTCAACAATGGATCGCCCGTGTTTTCGCTCGATCCGAATCTGGAACCACTGTTTTACGGTTCGTTCCTGGGTATTCCACTGCCGTTCTATTATCTGGTGTTCTTCTTTGGCCTTGCCGCCATTCTCATGAATTACTCCAAGCTTGGCCGCGAGATATACGCCATTGGCGGCAATCCTTCGGCTGCTGCCCTTTCTGGGATCAACGTTAAACGCGTTCAGACCTACGCCTTTGCTATTGCAGGCTTCATGACGGCGGTTGGCGCCATCCTGATGGCTGCCCGCCTAAATTCCGGATCTCCCAACTACGGCCAGACCCTGGAGCTTCAGGCCATTGCGGCAGCCGTTGTTGGTGGCGCTTCTTTGGCAGGGGGGCGCGGCAATGTGCTGGCAACTTTGATCGGCGCCCTAACCATCGTAGTGGTTCAAAACGCCCTGAACCTCAATGCTGTTCCGACCTCCGTTCAGAACATCGTGCTCGGTGTGATTATTCTAGCGGCGGTCGGTGTCGACATGTGGCGCAATGAACTCTCCAGCCGGATCCGCTGCCTGTTCTCTTTTCCGCAAGTCAATCAGTAA